One genomic segment of Thalassospiraceae bacterium LMO-SO8 includes these proteins:
- a CDS encoding class II aldolase/adducin family protein: protein MAPDASTAAYDANRPADIAPEEWDVRVNLAAAYRLVDLFGWSDLLGTHLSARVPGPEEHFLINPFGVLFEEMTASALIKVDEHGTCLTNSEYSINPAAFVIHSAVHLAVPELTCVMHTHTRDGVGVACQEEGILPISQQALSVYAHTAYHDYEGLAFDLTERERLVSDLGDNRVMVLRNHGLLTVGRSIGEAFMWMYRAERACRYQLSFQQSGAKLTPIPQEVIDKTVEQGKIANSPNGHRPIGQKEWPALLRKLDRANPGYDA from the coding sequence ATGGCCCCCGACGCTTCGACCGCCGCCTACGACGCCAACCGCCCCGCAGACATCGCGCCTGAGGAATGGGACGTCCGGGTCAATCTGGCCGCCGCCTATCGCTTGGTGGACCTGTTCGGCTGGTCGGACCTTCTGGGCACGCACCTGTCGGCCCGCGTGCCGGGCCCGGAGGAGCACTTCCTGATCAATCCCTTCGGCGTGCTGTTCGAGGAAATGACCGCCTCGGCCCTGATCAAGGTCGACGAGCACGGCACCTGCCTGACCAATTCCGAATACAGCATCAACCCGGCGGCCTTCGTCATCCATTCGGCGGTCCACCTGGCCGTGCCGGAACTGACCTGCGTCATGCACACCCACACCCGGGACGGCGTCGGCGTGGCCTGCCAGGAAGAGGGCATCCTGCCGATCTCGCAGCAGGCGCTGTCGGTCTACGCCCATACGGCCTATCACGACTACGAAGGCCTGGCCTTCGACCTGACGGAACGCGAACGTCTGGTCTCGGACCTGGGCGACAACCGGGTCATGGTGCTGCGCAACCACGGCCTGTTGACCGTCGGCCGGTCCATCGGCGAAGCCTTCATGTGGATGTACCGGGCGGAACGCGCCTGCCGCTATCAATTGTCGTTCCAGCAGTCCGGCGCCAAGTTGACGCCGATCCCGCAGGAGGTCATCGACAAGACCGTGGAACAGGGCAAGATCGCCAACTCGCCGAACGGCCACCGCCCCATCGGCCAGAAGGAATGGCCCGCCCTGCTGCGCAAGCTGGACCGCGCCAATCCGGGCTACGACGCCTGA
- the amrS gene encoding AmmeMemoRadiSam system radical SAM enzyme: MTAQTNHNHAPEDFTGAFPGRYWHKLADGRIQCDVCPRFCKMRAGQRGLCFVRASDGEQVVLTTYGRSSGFCIDPIEKKPLNHFYPGTPILSFGTAGCNLTCKFCQNYDISKSREFDKLQSLATPEMIAEAAVQSGCKSVAYTYNDPVIFLEYAIDTAKECRKRGIKNVAVTAGYITPEARPEFFEYMDAANVDLKAFTPEFYKELCSADLEAVKETLVYIKHETDCWLEITDLVIPGRNDSEQELEEMTKWIVSALGPDVPVHFTAFHPDWKMMDVPPTPPETLVRAREIAMKNGIRYAYTGNVHDKEHQSTYCHACGGLLIGRDWYELSDFNVTTAGNYPGNCTACGAEIPGRFDGPAGDWGRKRVPLRFQGAKAV; the protein is encoded by the coding sequence ATGACCGCCCAAACCAACCACAATCACGCGCCGGAAGACTTCACCGGCGCCTTCCCCGGCCGCTACTGGCACAAGCTGGCGGATGGGCGCATTCAATGCGACGTCTGCCCCCGGTTCTGCAAGATGCGGGCGGGGCAGCGGGGGTTGTGCTTCGTGCGGGCAAGCGACGGCGAGCAGGTGGTGCTGACGACCTATGGACGCTCAAGCGGGTTCTGCATCGACCCCATCGAGAAGAAGCCGCTGAACCATTTCTATCCCGGTACGCCGATCCTCAGCTTCGGCACGGCGGGCTGTAACCTGACCTGCAAGTTCTGCCAGAACTACGACATTTCCAAGTCCCGCGAATTCGACAAGCTGCAAAGCCTGGCCACGCCGGAAATGATCGCCGAAGCGGCGGTGCAATCGGGGTGCAAGTCCGTCGCTTATACCTACAACGACCCGGTGATCTTCCTGGAATACGCCATCGACACGGCCAAGGAATGCCGCAAGCGGGGGATCAAGAACGTGGCCGTCACGGCGGGCTACATCACACCCGAGGCGCGGCCCGAATTCTTCGAATACATGGACGCGGCCAACGTGGACCTGAAGGCCTTCACGCCCGAATTCTACAAGGAACTGTGTTCCGCCGACTTGGAGGCCGTGAAGGAAACCCTGGTCTACATCAAGCACGAGACCGATTGCTGGCTGGAAATCACCGACCTCGTCATTCCGGGCCGCAACGACAGCGAGCAAGAGCTTGAGGAAATGACCAAGTGGATCGTTTCCGCCCTGGGGCCCGACGTGCCGGTCCATTTCACGGCCTTCCATCCCGACTGGAAGATGATGGACGTGCCGCCGACGCCGCCGGAAACCCTGGTCCGCGCCCGCGAGATCGCCATGAAGAACGGCATCCGGTACGCCTACACCGGCAACGTTCACGACAAGGAACATCAGTCGACCTATTGCCACGCCTGCGGCGGCCTGCTGATCGGGCGCGACTGGTATGAACTGTCCGACTTCAACGTCACGACGGCGGGCAACTACCCCGGCAACTGCACCGCTTGCGGCGCGGAAATTCCCGGCCGCTTCGACGGTCCGGCGGGGGACTGGGGACGCAAGCGGGTGCCGTTACGGTTTCAAGGGGCCAAGGCGGTTTAG
- the amrB gene encoding AmmeMemoRadiSam system protein B, with the protein MSIIRPTAVAGAFYPDRPQDLEALLARCWDDAKITVGPVPKAIVAPHAGYVYSGAVAASAYARIKPAHGRITRVILLGPCHRVAVNGLALSGADAFATPLGPVEIDKEAAALIADLPQVQVFDATHAQEHSLEVHLPFLMAVLDDFKVLPLVVGQATPDQVAEVLDRLWGGPETLIVVSSDLSHYLDYDSAREIDRRTCQAIETLAPDRISTHGACGRFPLGGLLKLAKARGMTVETVDLRNSGDTAGPRDRVVGYGSWLFMENPAAAVQEDETDFAAQTKALLARHGAALVRLAASSIEHGLNTGQPLMPDISTAAADLAAPGACFVTLKKNGQLRGCIGSPEAHRPLLTDVAVNAYAAAFRDPRFPKLEAAELPQVTLSISVLSPQAPMTVRDEADLLAQLRPGIDGLVIADGGKRALFLPSVWEQLPDKRAFLMHLKRKAGMAGNHWSSTFTARRFVAEEAQSADLPADPPLWRAQPS; encoded by the coding sequence ATGAGCATCATCCGCCCCACCGCCGTCGCCGGCGCGTTCTATCCCGACCGGCCCCAGGATCTGGAAGCTCTGTTGGCCCGCTGCTGGGACGACGCCAAGATCACCGTCGGCCCCGTACCCAAGGCGATCGTCGCCCCCCATGCGGGCTACGTCTACTCGGGCGCCGTGGCGGCCAGCGCCTATGCGCGGATCAAGCCGGCGCACGGGCGGATCACGCGGGTCATCCTGCTGGGCCCCTGCCACCGGGTCGCGGTGAACGGCCTGGCGCTGTCGGGGGCGGACGCCTTCGCCACGCCCCTGGGCCCTGTCGAAATCGACAAGGAAGCGGCGGCGCTGATCGCCGACCTGCCCCAGGTCCAGGTGTTCGACGCCACCCACGCCCAGGAACATTCACTTGAGGTGCATCTGCCGTTCCTGATGGCGGTGCTCGACGATTTCAAGGTCCTGCCGCTGGTCGTCGGCCAGGCGACGCCGGACCAGGTCGCGGAGGTTCTGGACAGGTTGTGGGGTGGGCCGGAGACGCTGATCGTGGTGTCCTCGGACCTCAGCCATTATCTCGATTACGACAGCGCCAGGGAGATTGACCGGCGCACCTGCCAGGCCATCGAGACCCTGGCGCCCGACCGGATTTCCACCCACGGCGCCTGCGGCCGCTTTCCCCTGGGCGGGCTGTTGAAACTGGCCAAGGCCCGGGGCATGACCGTGGAAACCGTGGACCTGCGCAATTCCGGCGACACGGCCGGGCCGCGCGACCGGGTCGTCGGCTACGGGTCCTGGCTGTTCATGGAAAATCCGGCGGCCGCCGTTCAAGAAGACGAAACGGATTTCGCGGCCCAGACCAAGGCGCTGCTCGCCCGCCACGGCGCGGCCTTGGTGCGCCTCGCCGCATCCTCCATCGAACATGGCCTGAACACGGGCCAGCCCCTGATGCCCGACATATCAACCGCCGCCGCCGACCTGGCCGCGCCCGGGGCCTGCTTCGTGACCCTGAAGAAGAACGGGCAACTGCGCGGCTGCATCGGTTCGCCCGAGGCGCACCGCCCGCTGTTGACCGACGTCGCCGTCAACGCCTATGCCGCCGCGTTCCGCGACCCGCGCTTTCCGAAACTGGAGGCGGCGGAACTGCCCCAGGTCACCCTGTCCATTTCCGTGCTCAGCCCCCAGGCGCCCATGACCGTCCGCGACGAGGCGGACCTGCTGGCCCAGTTGCGTCCCGGCATCGACGGGCTGGTCATCGCCGACGGCGGCAAGCGCGCCCTGTTCCTGCCATCCGTCTGGGAGCAACTGCCCGACAAGCGGGCGTTCCTGATGCATCTGAAGCGCAAGGCCGGCATGGCGGGCAATCACTGGTCATCCACCTTCACGGCGCGGCGATTCGTCGCCGAAGAGGCCCAATCCGCAGACCTGCCCGCCGACCCCCCGCTGTGGCGCGCCCAACCGTCATAG
- the cysQ gene encoding 3'(2'),5'-bisphosphate nucleotidase CysQ, producing MLTIDLSLLEQVADIARRAGAQILTVYETDFDVETKGDSSPVTQADQLAEALITQAIQAEISADYPIVGEEAVEAEGLKQPTVPVFWLVDPLDGTKEFVKRSGEFTVNIALIENGRPALGVVHLPVLNETFVAGAPGAFKQTGDGPLTPIVSRKAPAEGLTAVVSRSHGAEEADAFLERYTVAHRIGAGSSLKFCRVAEGSADIYPRFGRTMEWDTAAGHAVLRFAGGDVLTTDGAPLTYGKQGLENPHFIAVGKGVGLDG from the coding sequence ATGCTGACCATCGACCTGAGCCTGCTTGAACAGGTGGCGGACATCGCCAGACGCGCGGGCGCGCAGATCCTGACCGTTTACGAAACCGACTTCGATGTCGAGACCAAGGGCGACAGCTCGCCGGTCACGCAGGCCGACCAACTGGCCGAGGCCCTGATCACTCAGGCGATCCAGGCCGAAATATCCGCCGACTATCCCATCGTCGGCGAGGAAGCGGTCGAGGCCGAGGGTCTCAAGCAACCGACCGTTCCCGTGTTCTGGTTGGTCGATCCGCTCGACGGGACCAAGGAATTCGTCAAGCGCAGCGGCGAGTTCACGGTCAACATCGCCCTGATCGAGAACGGCCGGCCAGCCCTGGGCGTGGTGCATCTGCCCGTGCTGAACGAGACCTTCGTGGCCGGTGCGCCGGGCGCGTTCAAGCAGACCGGCGACGGCCCCCTGACCCCCATAGTCAGCCGCAAAGCTCCGGCCGAAGGCCTGACCGCCGTGGTCAGCCGCTCCCACGGGGCCGAGGAGGCGGATGCGTTCCTCGAACGCTACACCGTGGCGCACCGCATCGGCGCCGGCAGTTCGCTGAAATTCTGCCGCGTCGCCGAAGGAAGCGCCGACATCTATCCCCGCTTTGGGCGGACCATGGAATGGGACACGGCGGCGGGACATGCGGTGCTGCGTTTTGCCGGCGGCGACGTGCTGACCACCGACGGCGCGCCACTGACCTACGGCAAACAGGGGCTCGAAAACCCCCACTTCATCGCGGTCGGCAAGGGGGTCGGCCTTGACGGATAG